A single Carassius carassius chromosome 3, fCarCar2.1, whole genome shotgun sequence DNA region contains:
- the hmgb3a gene encoding high mobility group protein B3a, which translates to MAKGDPRKPKGKMSSYAYFVQTCREEHKKKSPEIPVSFSEFSKRCSARWKAMSVKEKSRFDDMAKQDKVRYDQEMMHYMPEGKRGKKKDPNAPKRPPSGFFLFCSEHRPQIKAQYPSLGIGDVAKKLGEMWNSLTDGTKQPYLIKANKLKDKYQKDVADYKTKGKAGGVSMGMGMMGNCMAPKPMMKSNMDDEDDDEEEDEEEDDDEYDDDE; encoded by the exons ATGGCAAAAGGAGACCCAAGAAAGCCCAAGGGCAAGATGTCTTCTTATGCCTACTTCGTTCAGACATGCAGGGAGGAACACAAGAAGAAAAGCCCCGAGATTCCTGTCAGCTTTTCCGAATTCTCCAAAAGATGCTCTGCGAGATGGAAG GCGATGTCCGTTAAAGAGAAATCCAGGTTTGATGACATGGCCAAACAAGATAAGGTGCGTTATGATCAAGAGATGATGCACTACATGCCCGAAGGCAAGAGAGGCAAGAAGAAGGATCCCAACGCACCCAAGAGACCACC CTCTGGATTTTTCCTGTTCTGCTCGGAACATCGTCCACAAATCAAGGCTCAGTATCCCAGCTTGGGTATCGGAGATGTGGCCAAAAAACTCGGCGAGATGTGGAACAGCCTCACAGATGGCACCAAACAGCCCTATCTGATAAAGGCCAACAAGCTGAAGGACAAGTATCAAAAG GATGTTGCGGATTACAAGACGAAGGGCAAGGCTGGGGGTGTGTCCATGGGTATGGGaatgatggggaattgtatggCTCCAAAACCCATGATGAAGAGCAATatggatgatgaggatgatgatgaggaggaagaCGAAGAAGAGGACGATGATGAATATGATGACGATGAATAG